A region of Granulibacter bethesdensis DNA encodes the following proteins:
- a CDS encoding nitronate monooxygenase family protein: MKAINAIRMGGVDVLPLVEGGKGIAVSNGRSSGCWASAGGVGTFSAVNADSHDSSGRLIEQIYRGRTRRERHDELVDYAIRGGIEQARQAHEESNGRGRIHANILWEMGGAERVITGILEGAKGLVHGLTCGAGMPYRLSEIATHFGIHYYPIVSSARAFNALWKRAYHKAASLLGGVVYEDPWLAGGHNGLSNTEDPNRPEDPYPRVLALRNQMRQFGLGETPIIMAGGVWWLEEWEDWIDNPELGPVAFQFGTRPLLTRESPVSEQWKAKLLSLKPGDVFLNPFSPTGFYSSAVNNRFMQELRARSDRQVAYTGEAIGEHTAVYGVGPRKRPVYLTPADLRRVQEWEQAGFIEALRTPDSTLIFVTPDQAATIQADQVACMGCLTECRFSNWSQRSENHTNGRKADPRSFCIQKTLQTIGHHKNDPDVIEDNLMFSGHNAYRFGTDPFYANGFIPTVKQLVDRIMTGR; encoded by the coding sequence ATGAAGGCCATTAACGCGATCCGTATGGGCGGTGTTGACGTTCTGCCGCTGGTGGAAGGCGGCAAGGGCATTGCTGTTTCCAACGGACGTTCTTCCGGCTGCTGGGCGTCTGCCGGTGGGGTGGGAACCTTCAGCGCGGTGAACGCTGACAGCCATGATTCCAGTGGCCGGCTGATCGAACAGATCTACCGGGGCCGTACCCGTCGGGAACGGCATGACGAACTGGTTGATTACGCCATTCGCGGCGGGATTGAGCAGGCCCGGCAGGCGCATGAGGAATCCAACGGCCGGGGCCGCATCCACGCCAATATCCTGTGGGAGATGGGCGGGGCGGAGCGGGTGATCACAGGCATTCTGGAAGGCGCGAAAGGTCTGGTGCATGGCCTGACCTGCGGTGCCGGCATGCCGTATCGCCTGTCCGAGATCGCTACCCATTTCGGCATTCATTATTACCCGATCGTTTCCTCCGCGCGCGCCTTCAATGCGCTGTGGAAGCGCGCCTACCACAAGGCCGCCAGTCTGCTGGGCGGCGTGGTGTATGAAGATCCCTGGCTTGCGGGCGGCCATAACGGGCTTTCCAATACGGAAGATCCGAACCGGCCGGAAGATCCCTATCCCCGCGTGCTGGCGCTGCGCAACCAGATGCGTCAGTTCGGCCTTGGCGAGACCCCCATCATCATGGCGGGTGGCGTCTGGTGGCTGGAGGAGTGGGAAGACTGGATCGATAATCCCGAACTCGGCCCCGTCGCCTTCCAGTTTGGCACCCGTCCCCTGCTCACCCGCGAAAGCCCGGTATCGGAGCAATGGAAGGCCAAGTTGCTTTCCCTGAAACCGGGGGATGTGTTCCTGAACCCGTTCAGTCCGACCGGGTTTTACTCGTCGGCCGTGAACAATCGTTTTATGCAGGAACTCCGCGCCCGCAGCGACCGTCAGGTTGCCTACACGGGTGAGGCGATCGGCGAGCATACGGCGGTGTATGGGGTGGGGCCACGCAAGCGTCCCGTCTATCTGACCCCAGCCGATCTCCGGCGGGTGCAGGAATGGGAACAGGCCGGATTTATCGAGGCTCTGCGCACACCCGATTCCACGCTGATTTTCGTCACCCCCGATCAGGCTGCCACAATCCAGGCCGATCAGGTCGCGTGCATGGGGTGCCTGACGGAATGTCGTTTCTCCAACTGGAGCCAGCGTTCCGAGAACCATACCAATGGCCGCAAGGCTGATCCGCGCAGTTTCTGCATTCAGAAGACCTTGCAGACGATCGGGCATCACAAGAATGACCCGGACGTGATCGAGGACAATCTGATGTTCAGCGGTCACAATGCCTATCGGTTCGGCACTGACCCGTTTTATGCGAACGGCTTCATCCCCACCGTCAAGCAGCTTGTTGACCGGATCATGACCGGGCGCTGA
- a CDS encoding NAD(P)-dependent oxidoreductase, with translation MRRRGMEIGFLGLGTMGKPMAANLVKAGYRVRVWNRSPDSVSALVGEGAVAGVTPRDTCAGADVVISMLSDDVATRAVMIDAGGLEAMKPGAIHINMATVSVACAVDLEQCHREKGVRYVSAPVLGRVNVAEAGQLNILTAGEAGTLRDVQPLFDILGQRKWTFGDRPEQANAVKLAVNTMIASAISAMGEGIALSQGYGIAKADFIDLITSTLFAAPVYKGYGAAIAENRYEPAGFKLSLGLKDVRLTMEAAENVRVPLPIASVLRDNHLDSLAHGEGHWDWAALARVSTRRAAQA, from the coding sequence ATGAGGAGACGCGGAATGGAAATCGGATTTCTGGGGCTTGGCACGATGGGCAAGCCCATGGCTGCCAATCTGGTGAAGGCTGGCTATCGGGTCCGGGTCTGGAACCGCTCCCCGGACTCTGTCTCAGCGTTGGTGGGCGAAGGCGCTGTGGCCGGGGTGACGCCTCGCGATACCTGCGCGGGGGCAGATGTGGTCATCTCCATGCTGTCGGATGATGTGGCCACCCGTGCTGTTATGATTGATGCTGGCGGGCTGGAGGCGATGAAGCCGGGGGCCATCCATATCAATATGGCCACAGTATCAGTGGCCTGTGCTGTCGATCTGGAGCAGTGCCATCGTGAAAAGGGCGTGCGCTATGTCTCGGCGCCGGTGCTTGGGCGTGTGAATGTTGCCGAGGCTGGTCAGCTCAACATCCTGACCGCCGGCGAGGCCGGGACTCTGCGTGATGTCCAGCCTCTTTTTGATATTCTTGGCCAAAGAAAATGGACATTCGGGGATCGTCCCGAGCAGGCCAATGCCGTCAAGCTGGCTGTCAACACCATGATTGCAAGCGCTATCAGTGCGATGGGGGAAGGTATTGCCTTGTCCCAGGGATATGGAATCGCGAAAGCCGATTTCATTGACCTGATTACATCCACGCTTTTTGCGGCTCCGGTTTACAAGGGATATGGGGCCGCCATTGCTGAAAACCGGTATGAGCCGGCGGGGTTCAAACTCTCTCTTGGCCTCAAGGATGTACGCCTCACGATGGAGGCGGCGGAAAATGTCCGTGTGCCGCTGCCGATCGCCAGCGTGCTGAGGGACAATCATCTCGACAGCCTCGCCCATGGTGAAGGGCATTGGGATTGGGCGGCGCTGGCCCGGGTCTCAACCCGTAGGGCCGCGCAGGCGTGA
- the rpsO gene encoding 30S ribosomal protein S15, producing the protein MSITAERRTALISEYARAANDTGSPEVQIALLSERIANLTEHLKTHAKDFHSRRGLLMLVGQRRGLLDYLKRKEVARYDALIKRLGLRR; encoded by the coding sequence ATGTCGATTACCGCAGAGCGCCGTACGGCGCTGATCAGCGAATATGCCCGCGCCGCCAACGATACCGGCAGCCCGGAAGTGCAGATTGCCCTGCTCTCCGAGCGTATCGCCAATCTGACCGAACATCTGAAGACCCACGCGAAGGACTTCCATTCCCGTCGTGGCCTGCTGATGCTGGTTGGCCAGCGTCGTGGTCTGCTGGACTATCTGAAGCGTAAGGAAGTTGCCCGTTATGACGCGCTGATCAAGCGTCTGGGCCTGCGCCGCTAA
- the poxB gene encoding ubiquinone-dependent pyruvate dehydrogenase, which produces MAESTVAEILAETLHVIGVRRVYGVVGDSLNAITEALRRRPDMDWIHVRHEESAAFAAGADSQLTGQIAVCAGSCGPGNLHLINGLYDAQRSRTPMLAIAAHIPTAEIGSNYFQETRPEALFRECSVYCETVSDPDQMPRTLNTAIRAAIGHRGVAVIVIPGDVAMKKVPAPVVATKTALCPEPPVTSPSEESLNALTALLEAAGKVTLMCGRGCRGAHDEVVALAEHLKAPVVHALGGKEWIEYDNPYDVGMTGLIGFSSGYYAMESCDMLLMLGTDFPYRQFFPEEAKIAQVDLRPENLGRRTRIDLGVVGDVSATISALLPRLKAKQDTAHLDTCRKHYLKARKGLDDLADGKAGRPPIHPQHVARLLSEHASEDAVFACDVGTPTIWAARYLKMNGRRRLLGSFAHGSMANALPQAIGAQVAEPGRQIVSMSGDGGFAMLMGDFLTLVQHRLPVKIVVFNNGTLGFVEMEMKAAGLLESGVALDNPDFAAMARACGVYARRVEDPGKLDEAVRDILNHPGPALLDAVVNRQELSMPPKVSPEQIKGFSLYMLRAVMSGRGDSVLEMARTNLFR; this is translated from the coding sequence ATGGCCGAATCAACAGTCGCGGAAATACTGGCTGAGACACTGCACGTGATCGGTGTCCGGCGCGTCTATGGTGTTGTGGGCGACAGCCTGAACGCTATCACGGAGGCATTGCGACGACGGCCGGACATGGACTGGATCCATGTGCGCCATGAAGAATCCGCGGCCTTTGCGGCCGGCGCGGACTCTCAATTGACTGGCCAGATCGCAGTCTGCGCCGGTTCCTGCGGGCCGGGCAACCTGCATCTGATCAACGGCTTGTATGATGCGCAGCGCTCTCGCACCCCGATGCTGGCGATTGCCGCCCATATTCCGACGGCGGAAATCGGTTCGAACTACTTTCAGGAGACCAGACCGGAAGCATTGTTCCGGGAATGCAGTGTCTATTGCGAAACAGTCTCTGACCCCGATCAGATGCCCCGTACCTTGAACACCGCGATTCGGGCCGCTATCGGCCATCGTGGTGTGGCGGTGATTGTGATCCCCGGTGACGTCGCGATGAAGAAGGTTCCAGCGCCGGTGGTCGCGACGAAAACGGCGCTCTGTCCGGAGCCCCCGGTGACGTCTCCCTCTGAAGAATCGCTGAATGCCCTGACAGCACTGCTGGAGGCAGCTGGTAAGGTCACACTGATGTGTGGACGCGGCTGCCGCGGTGCGCATGATGAGGTGGTGGCGCTGGCGGAGCATTTGAAAGCTCCTGTCGTGCATGCGCTTGGTGGTAAGGAATGGATCGAATACGACAATCCCTATGATGTCGGCATGACGGGATTAATCGGATTTTCGTCCGGTTACTACGCCATGGAATCATGTGACATGCTGCTGATGCTCGGGACCGATTTTCCGTATCGGCAGTTTTTCCCGGAAGAGGCAAAAATCGCGCAGGTCGATCTGCGTCCGGAAAATCTGGGCCGTCGCACCCGGATTGATCTCGGTGTTGTGGGTGATGTCAGTGCCACGATCAGTGCCCTGCTGCCGCGTCTGAAAGCCAAACAGGATACGGCGCATCTGGATACCTGCCGTAAGCATTACCTGAAGGCCCGGAAAGGTCTGGATGATCTGGCTGATGGAAAGGCGGGCCGTCCCCCGATACATCCGCAGCACGTGGCCCGGCTTCTCAGCGAGCACGCCAGTGAGGATGCTGTCTTTGCCTGTGATGTCGGCACGCCGACCATCTGGGCCGCACGCTATCTGAAGATGAATGGCCGCCGCCGCCTGCTCGGTTCTTTTGCGCATGGATCGATGGCCAATGCGCTGCCTCAGGCGATCGGAGCGCAGGTGGCTGAACCTGGACGGCAGATCGTTTCCATGTCGGGCGATGGCGGTTTCGCCATGTTGATGGGCGATTTCCTGACGCTGGTTCAGCATCGCCTGCCTGTGAAAATCGTGGTGTTCAACAATGGCACGCTCGGCTTTGTCGAAATGGAGATGAAGGCGGCAGGTCTGCTGGAAAGCGGCGTGGCGCTGGACAACCCCGATTTCGCAGCCATGGCCCGTGCCTGCGGCGTGTATGCGCGCAGGGTCGAGGATCCGGGCAAGCTGGATGAGGCCGTGCGGGATATTCTGAACCATCCCGGGCCGGCTTTGCTGGATGCGGTGGTCAATCGTCAGGAACTGTCCATGCCGCCGAAAGTCAGCCCGGAGCAGATCAAGGGCTTCAGCCTTTACATGCTGCGCGCGGTGATGAGTGGCCGTGGCGATTCCGTGCTGGAGATGGCGCGCACCAACCTGTTCCGCTGA
- a CDS encoding NAD(P)-dependent alcohol dehydrogenase — MLTCTGFSAEAADRPLARTVFQRRDTGPRDVRIDIRYCGVCHSDLHTARNEWHNTVYPCIPGHEIVGVVVEAGAEVTKFRVGDMVGVGCMVGSCGSCVSCRDGLEQYCETGFNPTYNGQDPVIGGPTFGGYADSIVVDESFVLRIPEGLDPAAAAPLLCAGITTYSPLRHWKVGPGQVVGVVGLGGLGHMGVKLARAMGAHVVLFTTSPGKKEDALRLGAHEVVVSRNAEEMGQQANRFDLILDCVAAQHPIDDYLALLKRDGTLVQVGAPEHPLPVAVFSLIFKRRNFAGSLIGGIPETQEMLDFCASRGIAADIEVIRIQDINTAYERMLRSDVKYRFVIDMASLREE, encoded by the coding sequence ATGCTGACATGTACGGGTTTCAGCGCCGAAGCTGCTGACAGGCCTTTGGCCAGAACGGTTTTTCAACGTCGCGATACCGGACCACGCGATGTCAGGATCGACATTCGGTATTGCGGCGTTTGTCACTCTGATCTCCATACGGCGCGTAATGAGTGGCACAACACGGTCTATCCCTGCATTCCCGGCCATGAAATCGTCGGAGTCGTGGTGGAGGCCGGGGCCGAAGTCACAAAATTCCGGGTCGGTGACATGGTGGGTGTCGGCTGTATGGTCGGGTCCTGCGGCAGTTGCGTATCCTGCCGCGACGGTCTGGAGCAGTATTGCGAGACAGGCTTCAACCCGACCTATAACGGCCAGGATCCCGTGATCGGTGGCCCTACTTTCGGGGGCTATGCCGACAGTATCGTCGTGGACGAGTCCTTTGTGCTGCGTATTCCGGAGGGGCTGGATCCGGCTGCGGCTGCGCCTTTGCTCTGTGCCGGGATCACGACCTATTCCCCACTGCGCCATTGGAAGGTCGGACCCGGTCAGGTCGTAGGAGTCGTGGGACTTGGTGGCCTCGGCCATATGGGCGTGAAGCTGGCAAGAGCTATGGGTGCACATGTGGTGCTGTTCACCACCAGCCCCGGCAAGAAGGAAGATGCACTCCGTCTCGGCGCCCATGAGGTTGTGGTGTCCCGCAATGCGGAGGAGATGGGGCAGCAGGCCAATCGCTTTGATCTGATTCTCGACTGCGTGGCGGCACAGCATCCAATCGACGACTATCTCGCGTTGCTGAAGCGCGATGGCACGCTGGTTCAGGTTGGTGCGCCGGAGCATCCATTGCCGGTGGCCGTGTTCAGCCTGATCTTCAAGCGCCGCAACTTTGCCGGCTCCCTGATTGGTGGAATCCCGGAAACCCAGGAGATGCTCGATTTCTGCGCCAGCCGAGGTATTGCGGCGGATATCGAGGTGATCCGGATACAGGACATCAACACAGCCTATGAGCGGATGCTGCGGAGCGACGTGAAATACCGCTTTGTCATCGACATGGCCTCGCTACGAGAGGAGTGA
- the truB gene encoding tRNA pseudouridine(55) synthase TruB: MNRRRKGRPLDGWLIIDKPQGMTSTDVVNRVKRGFDAQKAGHGGTLDPLATGLLPIAFGAATKTVPYVMDGTKLYHFTLKMGESRDTDDAEGAVTATSTVRPTDDALRAALEGFRGTIMQIPPAYSAIKVAGERAYDMARDGRPPDLPPRPARVDRFELIERLNDDLAVFEVQSGKGVYMRSLARDIARACGTVGHIAALRRLRVGPFTEATAISLDKALASGDTPHASPDLLLPVATALADIPALALTEQEATGLSHGQALSLIPLMGRIPDRIDPDGGLVRAMAGSRVVGLCRLQDGLLRPERMM, encoded by the coding sequence ATGAACAGACGCAGAAAAGGCCGGCCTCTGGATGGCTGGCTGATCATTGACAAGCCGCAGGGCATGACCAGCACCGATGTGGTGAACAGGGTCAAGCGCGGTTTCGACGCCCAGAAAGCGGGGCATGGCGGCACGCTGGACCCTCTCGCGACCGGTCTGTTGCCGATTGCGTTCGGGGCGGCGACCAAGACCGTTCCATACGTCATGGATGGCACGAAACTGTACCATTTCACCCTGAAAATGGGCGAGTCGCGCGACACGGACGATGCCGAGGGCGCAGTAACGGCCACCAGCACGGTGCGCCCCACCGATGATGCGCTGCGTGCGGCGCTGGAGGGGTTTCGCGGTACGATCATGCAGATTCCTCCCGCCTATTCGGCCATCAAGGTGGCGGGGGAGCGCGCTTATGACATGGCGCGGGATGGGCGTCCGCCCGATCTGCCGCCCCGTCCCGCACGGGTGGACCGGTTCGAACTGATCGAGCGTCTGAATGATGATCTGGCGGTGTTCGAGGTCCAGTCCGGCAAGGGCGTCTATATGCGCAGCCTTGCCCGCGATATCGCCCGCGCCTGCGGAACAGTGGGCCATATCGCTGCCCTGCGTCGGCTGCGGGTCGGCCCCTTTACGGAGGCGACGGCTATTTCACTGGACAAGGCGCTTGCTTCCGGCGATACCCCCCACGCTTCCCCGGACCTTTTGCTTCCGGTCGCGACCGCGCTGGCCGACATCCCGGCGCTGGCCCTGACCGAGCAGGAGGCCACCGGCCTTTCCCATGGGCAGGCGCTCAGCCTGATCCCGTTGATGGGCCGTATTCCAGACCGGATCGATCCCGATGGTGGATTGGTGCGTGCCATGGCGGGGAGCCGCGTCGTTGGTCTGTGTCGCTTGCAGGATGGTCTGCTGCGGCCTGAGCGCATGATGTGA
- a CDS encoding carbohydrate porin, with the protein MAMGRQTGRRAAVTAMVMINMVLAGGSIAHAQTSGVLRKPDAEGNFNPRVVEGLTKPRLTPEEKKEEILAPFSRRLRASGLKLHGTFLDFMEANPSAGTYTGNTANSGYLIVGADADLEKILGIKGGTFHFEETIFTLRSNVLISGEIGDNSIGYPPPYNLRPNQLSLLTYEQHLLDDKLVIEAGRTHPNRYFAAPNCQVINSCYQDVLYINAGYISPQYSMWGGRVSYAFSPGWYVEAGSFATNPNANSRSGWDWGLETPKGALTMVEIGEKTDFSNSAYPGSYSLTAFYNNADHNSFKTASGQPKAYFPGDPLRQTHGTQGLVLNTQQTVWRADGGKVKTMTPTALVLYSGLGLGLDATAPIQSDLYVGATLQAPFQSRPNDRFGVKIKWERMTGALANYLAQANAVAGGTGGDFSRDKAIFELNAHIQLYSAVAFEPVFDYIVNPNSYYTPTAAKRPQDGVFVGGTFILPFGAMLGL; encoded by the coding sequence ATGGCGATGGGTAGGCAGACAGGGCGGCGGGCCGCTGTGACGGCCATGGTGATGATCAATATGGTGCTGGCCGGCGGCAGTATTGCCCATGCCCAGACATCGGGCGTTTTACGCAAGCCGGATGCAGAGGGTAATTTCAATCCCCGCGTGGTGGAGGGGCTGACGAAGCCGAGGCTGACACCGGAGGAGAAAAAAGAGGAAATCCTGGCCCCGTTCTCGCGCAGGCTTCGCGCATCAGGGCTGAAGCTGCACGGGACGTTTCTCGATTTCATGGAAGCCAATCCGAGCGCGGGTACCTATACCGGCAATACTGCGAATTCAGGTTATCTGATTGTCGGAGCCGATGCTGATCTGGAAAAAATTCTTGGCATCAAGGGTGGAACGTTCCATTTCGAGGAAACGATTTTCACCCTGCGCTCCAACGTTCTGATCTCGGGTGAGATCGGCGATAACAGTATCGGTTATCCGCCTCCCTATAATCTTCGTCCCAATCAGTTGTCTCTGTTAACCTATGAACAGCATCTTCTGGATGACAAGCTGGTCATCGAAGCGGGCCGCACACATCCGAACCGGTATTTCGCGGCTCCGAACTGTCAGGTGATCAACAGCTGTTATCAGGACGTTCTTTATATCAACGCGGGCTATATTTCTCCGCAGTATTCAATGTGGGGCGGCAGGGTCAGCTACGCTTTCAGCCCGGGCTGGTATGTTGAGGCGGGATCTTTCGCCACCAATCCGAATGCGAACAGCCGCAGCGGGTGGGATTGGGGTCTGGAAACGCCGAAGGGCGCGTTGACCATGGTTGAAATCGGCGAGAAAACCGATTTCAGTAATTCAGCCTATCCTGGCAGCTATTCTTTGACCGCATTTTACAACAATGCGGATCATAATTCCTTCAAGACCGCCTCCGGTCAGCCTAAAGCCTATTTTCCGGGTGATCCGCTCCGCCAGACCCATGGTACGCAGGGGCTGGTGCTGAATACTCAGCAGACAGTGTGGCGTGCGGATGGCGGCAAAGTTAAAACTATGACCCCGACTGCGCTGGTGCTTTACAGCGGACTTGGGCTGGGTCTGGATGCAACGGCTCCTATTCAATCTGATCTCTATGTCGGGGCGACCTTGCAGGCACCTTTCCAGAGCCGTCCCAATGATCGTTTCGGCGTCAAGATCAAGTGGGAGCGGATGACGGGCGCGCTGGCCAACTATCTGGCGCAGGCCAATGCCGTGGCCGGAGGCACCGGCGGTGACTTCTCCCGCGACAAGGCGATTTTCGAGCTGAACGCGCATATCCAGCTTTACTCCGCCGTCGCGTTCGAGCCGGTGTTCGATTACATCGTCAACCCGAACTCCTACTATACGCCGACCGCCGCCAAGCGTCCGCAGGATGGCGTCTTCGTGGGTGGCACGTTCATTCTGCCGTTCGGGGCTATGCTGGGCCTGTAA
- the pnp gene encoding polyribonucleotide nucleotidyltransferase, with protein sequence MFNYFRKELDLGGRTLVLETGKIARQADGAVLARLGDTIVLCTAVGAKSAKAGQDFFPLTVNYQEKAFAAGKIPGGFFKREGRPSEHETLVSRLIDRPIRPLFPEGFYNEVQVIATVLSHDMENDPDIVALIGCSAALTLSGIPFFGPVAASRVGLVNGEFVLNPTLEQRAESKLDLVVAGTAEGVLMVESEAEELSEDQMLAAVEFGHKGFQPVIDAIIALAEHAARDPWSLPEQNPEHVALKQRLNEAGRTLLSNAYQEKVKQLRQEKISAAKKQIIETLGIGGTPEESIAKSMLKDLEADIVRNAILDTGIRIDGRDTRTVRPIIGEVGILPRAHGSALFTRGETQALCVATLGTGQDEQVVDALTGEYRSHFMLHYNFPPYSVGEAGRMGSPGRREIGHGKLAWRAVHPVLPAKDAFPYTLRVVSEITESNGSSSMATVCGSSLALMDAGVPLKRPVAGIAMGLIKEDRAFAVLSDILGDEDHLGDMDFKVAGTEQGVTSLQMDIKITSITTEIMRIALQQARDGRMHILGEMAKAITGARGSVAATAPRITVINVPKEKIREVIGTGGKVIREIVEFSGAKIDIEDDGTIKIASTSEESTQKAIDRIQGIVAEPEVGKIYNGKVVKTADFGAFVNFLGSRDGLVHISELQQGRVNKTSDVINVGDAVKVKVLGFDDRGKVKLSMRVVDQATGEDISDKVGPKGGRNGRGEGDLAE encoded by the coding sequence ATGTTCAATTATTTCCGCAAGGAACTCGATCTGGGTGGACGCACGCTGGTACTGGAAACGGGCAAGATCGCCCGTCAGGCCGACGGTGCCGTTCTGGCCCGGCTGGGTGACACCATCGTTCTGTGTACAGCGGTCGGTGCGAAATCCGCCAAGGCCGGTCAGGATTTCTTCCCGCTGACCGTCAACTATCAGGAAAAAGCCTTCGCCGCGGGCAAGATCCCCGGTGGCTTCTTCAAGCGTGAGGGCCGTCCCAGCGAGCATGAGACACTGGTCTCCCGCCTGATCGACCGTCCGATCCGCCCGCTGTTTCCGGAAGGGTTCTATAACGAGGTTCAGGTCATCGCCACCGTGCTGTCGCACGATATGGAGAATGACCCGGATATCGTCGCCCTGATCGGTTGCTCCGCGGCGCTGACCCTGTCCGGCATTCCGTTCTTCGGCCCGGTCGCGGCGTCCCGCGTCGGTCTGGTGAATGGCGAATTCGTACTGAACCCTACCCTTGAGCAGCGCGCCGAAAGCAAGCTGGATCTGGTGGTCGCCGGCACCGCGGAAGGTGTGCTGATGGTTGAGAGTGAGGCTGAAGAGCTGAGCGAAGATCAGATGCTGGCCGCTGTTGAATTCGGCCATAAAGGCTTCCAGCCGGTGATCGATGCGATCATCGCCCTGGCTGAACACGCCGCCCGCGATCCCTGGAGCCTGCCCGAGCAGAATCCGGAGCATGTCGCGCTGAAGCAGCGCCTGAACGAGGCTGGCCGCACCCTGCTGAGCAATGCCTATCAGGAAAAGGTGAAGCAGCTTCGTCAGGAGAAGATTTCCGCCGCCAAGAAGCAGATCATCGAAACGCTGGGTATCGGCGGTACGCCGGAGGAATCCATTGCGAAGTCGATGCTGAAGGATCTGGAAGCGGATATCGTCCGTAACGCGATCCTCGACACCGGTATCCGCATTGATGGCCGTGATACCCGCACTGTGCGCCCGATCATCGGCGAGGTCGGCATTCTGCCGCGCGCCCATGGCTCCGCGCTGTTCACCCGTGGTGAAACGCAGGCGCTCTGCGTGGCCACGCTGGGCACCGGGCAGGATGAGCAGGTGGTGGACGCCCTGACCGGCGAATATCGCAGCCACTTCATGCTGCACTACAACTTCCCTCCCTACTCCGTGGGTGAGGCCGGTCGTATGGGCAGCCCGGGCCGTCGTGAAATCGGCCATGGCAAGCTGGCCTGGCGTGCCGTTCATCCGGTGCTGCCGGCCAAGGACGCCTTCCCCTACACCCTGCGCGTGGTCAGTGAGATCACGGAGAGCAACGGCTCGTCCTCCATGGCGACCGTGTGCGGTTCCTCTCTGGCGCTGATGGATGCGGGCGTGCCGCTGAAGCGTCCGGTGGCGGGTATCGCCATGGGCCTGATCAAGGAAGATCGCGCCTTTGCCGTGTTGTCCGACATTCTCGGCGATGAAGATCACCTTGGTGACATGGACTTCAAGGTGGCCGGAACCGAGCAGGGCGTGACCTCCCTGCAGATGGACATCAAGATCACCTCCATCACCACCGAGATCATGCGCATCGCCCTGCAGCAGGCCCGTGACGGCCGCATGCACATTCTGGGCGAAATGGCGAAGGCGATCACCGGTGCCCGTGGCTCCGTCGCCGCGACTGCGCCGCGCATCACCGTCATCAACGTGCCGAAGGAAAAGATCCGCGAAGTGATCGGCACCGGCGGCAAGGTGATCCGGGAGATCGTTGAATTCTCCGGTGCGAAGATCGATATCGAGGATGATGGAACCATCAAGATCGCCTCGACCAGCGAGGAAAGCACCCAGAAGGCGATTGATCGTATTCAGGGCATCGTGGCCGAACCGGAAGTGGGCAAGATCTACAACGGCAAGGTGGTGAAGACCGCTGATTTCGGCGCCTTTGTCAATTTCCTCGGCTCTCGCGACGGGCTGGTGCATATCAGCGAGCTTCAGCAGGGCCGGGTCAACAAGACCTCCGACGTCATCAATGTCGGTGATGCGGTGAAGGTGAAGGTTCTCGGCTTTGACGATCGCGGCAAGGTGAAACTGTCCATGCGGGTGGTTGATCAGGCCACGGGCGAGGACATCTCTGACAAGGTCGGCCCCAAAGGTGGCAGAAATGGTCGCGGCGAGGGCGATCTGGCTGAGTAA